One window from the genome of Lentibacillus daqui encodes:
- a CDS encoding glyceraldehyde-3-phosphate dehydrogenase: MSKTRIAINGFGRIGRMVFRQAMKDEQLHVVAVNANYPPETLAHLIKYDSVHGIFDKEVKPLADGLEVDGKKVLLVNARDPEKLPWDELMIDIVIEATGKFNSRVGAGLHLRAGAKKVVLTAPGKQVDRTIVMGVNHEMYDPDHDHIVSNASCTTNCLAPVVKVLDEQFGIKNGLMTTVHAFTNDQHNTDNPHKDLRRARGCTQSIIPTSTGAAKALGEVLPHLSGKLHGMALRVPTPDVSLVDLVVDVYQPVTAEEVNRKFMEAADHELTGIIHYSCEPLVSVDYTTTDYSAIIDGLSTMVMEDNKIKVLAWYDNEWGYSHRVIDLTKYVGQYMHQKQMKIS, encoded by the coding sequence ATGAGTAAAACCCGAATTGCGATTAATGGATTTGGTCGCATTGGACGAATGGTATTTCGCCAGGCGATGAAGGATGAACAATTACATGTGGTAGCGGTCAATGCAAATTATCCTCCAGAAACACTTGCCCATTTGATTAAGTATGATAGCGTTCATGGTATTTTTGACAAAGAGGTGAAGCCGCTGGCGGATGGACTTGAGGTAGACGGAAAGAAAGTATTGCTGGTCAATGCACGGGACCCGGAGAAACTTCCCTGGGATGAATTAATGATTGATATTGTTATCGAGGCCACGGGGAAATTTAATTCAAGGGTTGGGGCAGGGTTGCATCTAAGAGCTGGTGCAAAAAAAGTAGTCTTAACGGCACCAGGTAAGCAAGTTGATCGGACAATTGTGATGGGGGTTAATCATGAAATGTATGATCCTGATCATGATCATATTGTGTCTAATGCTTCCTGTACAACAAATTGTCTTGCACCTGTTGTAAAAGTGCTGGATGAACAATTTGGAATTAAAAATGGGCTAATGACAACCGTCCACGCGTTTACGAATGATCAGCATAATACTGATAATCCCCATAAAGATTTGCGAAGGGCCAGGGGGTGTACCCAGTCAATTATTCCAACATCAACGGGTGCGGCAAAGGCATTGGGGGAAGTATTACCGCATTTAAGTGGCAAACTTCATGGAATGGCGTTACGGGTACCAACACCTGATGTCTCACTTGTTGATCTGGTAGTTGATGTCTACCAGCCGGTTACAGCTGAGGAAGTAAACCGTAAATTCATGGAAGCCGCAGACCATGAATTGACAGGTATTATTCACTATAGTTGTGAACCGCTTGTTTCTGTTGATTATACAACAACGGATTATTCTGCAATTATTGATGGATTATCAACAATGGTAATGGAAGATAATAAAATCAAGGTATTGGCCTGGTATGATAATGAATGGGGCTATTCACACCGGGTAATCGATTTGACTAAATATGTCGGACAGTATATGCATCAGAAACAAATGAAAATTTCATAA
- a CDS encoding TVP38/TMEM64 family protein, producing MELFGNYLMTIIEMGGLFAPLLFITVHLLRPLFFLPVVFICVSGGIIFGTVEGTFYSLIGITLSSLAFYGIIRFMPKNLDRLTNLQQKLIGKHADFTTSQIAILRLVPFIHFHLLSLCLIQITAGFKDYARSSLLSNIPLAFVYTSVGQWISNLSPFYVSICLIALLPLIYLLRRKEIVIKWRDFFQVST from the coding sequence ATGGAATTGTTTGGTAATTACCTCATGACGATCATCGAAATGGGAGGACTATTTGCACCATTATTATTTATCACGGTTCATTTATTACGGCCGTTATTCTTTCTTCCCGTTGTTTTTATCTGTGTTTCCGGTGGGATTATATTCGGAACTGTGGAGGGGACCTTTTATTCCCTTATCGGTATTACATTATCAAGTTTGGCTTTTTATGGTATTATACGTTTTATGCCCAAAAACCTTGATCGGCTGACAAATTTGCAACAAAAACTGATTGGCAAGCATGCTGATTTTACAACTTCACAAATCGCTATATTACGACTTGTACCATTTATTCATTTTCACCTCTTATCTCTTTGTTTGATTCAAATTACAGCAGGTTTTAAGGATTACGCTAGATCATCATTGCTATCAAATATACCACTTGCATTCGTCTATACGTCTGTTGGTCAATGGATATCAAACCTCTCTCCTTTCTATGTATCCATATGTTTAATTGCCTTATTACCCCTCATTTATTTATTAAGACGAAAGGAAATTGTGATTAAATGGCGGGATTTTTTCCAAGTGAGCACATAA
- the coaE gene encoding dephospho-CoA kinase (Dephospho-CoA kinase (CoaE) performs the final step in coenzyme A biosynthesis.), which translates to MALTIGLTGSIASGKSTVSLMFDDYNIPVIDADKLSREVVEPGEKAYAQIIETFGTDVLRDDKTIDRKHLGAIVFADETKRKQLNDIVHPAVRKKMLDMRDSLIDAGASCVVLDIPLLFEGNLAHFVDKTLVVFVDESVQLERLMNRDHYTEEEACQRIQSQIPVKEKAAMADAVINNNGTKYQSYEQLERILRAWNVF; encoded by the coding sequence ATGGCCTTGACAATTGGTCTCACTGGAAGTATAGCCAGTGGTAAAAGTACTGTGTCACTTATGTTTGATGATTACAATATCCCCGTTATCGATGCAGATAAATTGTCCCGCGAAGTCGTTGAACCGGGGGAAAAGGCGTATGCGCAAATCATTGAAACATTTGGCACGGATGTGTTACGAGATGATAAAACAATCGATCGAAAACATTTGGGTGCCATCGTTTTTGCAGATGAAACCAAACGTAAACAGTTAAATGATATAGTCCATCCAGCGGTCCGGAAAAAAATGCTGGACATGAGGGATTCTTTAATTGACGCGGGTGCATCGTGTGTTGTGTTGGATATTCCGTTATTATTTGAAGGAAATCTGGCCCATTTTGTAGACAAAACATTAGTAGTATTTGTTGACGAATCAGTTCAGTTGGAGCGCTTGATGAATCGGGATCATTATACTGAAGAAGAGGCATGTCAACGGATTCAGTCGCAAATTCCTGTGAAAGAAAAAGCTGCTATGGCAGACGCCGTGATTAATAATAATGGAACAAAATATCAATCTTATGAACAGCTGGAAAGAATTTTGCGAGCGTGGAATGTCTTTTAA
- a CDS encoding cytosolic protein yields the protein MSVKHVIAKYFSKHAETSEDHWDSGLQTHYYKTTKDKGLQALETFFNQSDIYQVNSISEQHGEISVNVIKGRKAFIIATIIMVRPYRTAIDFTVTTESILPSDFAYSSKLIRRLYHEFDKIFTLID from the coding sequence GTGTCTGTTAAACATGTAATAGCGAAATATTTTAGCAAGCATGCGGAAACTAGTGAGGATCACTGGGATAGCGGATTACAAACACATTATTATAAAACAACCAAAGATAAAGGATTACAAGCTTTAGAAACGTTTTTTAATCAGTCAGATATCTATCAGGTAAATTCAATTTCCGAGCAACATGGAGAAATAAGTGTCAATGTGATAAAAGGACGGAAAGCATTTATCATAGCAACAATTATTATGGTAAGGCCCTATCGAACGGCGATTGATTTTACAGTAACTACAGAATCAATCCTGCCATCTGATTTTGCCTATAGTTCAAAGTTAATCCGGCGATTGTATCATGAGTTTGATAAAATATTTACATTGATTGATTAA
- the thrS gene encoding threonine--tRNA ligase, whose product MAADIAIIFPDGAEKAFPAGTTGEDIAASISPGLKKQALAIKLDGKLYDLKRELPKGGAIEIITYKSKEGIEVERHSTAHLMAQAIKRLYKHVNFGVGPVIEEGFYYDMDMEHTITPEDLPRIEKEMRKIVDENLEIERIEVTRDKAKEMFQDDELKLELIDAIPEDEQVTIYRQGEFYDLCRGVHVPSTSKIKAFKLLSISGAYWRGDSNNKQLQRIYGTAFEKQSQVDEYLRILEERKERDHRKLGKELGIFTISQKVGQGLPMWLPKGATIRRTIERYIVDIEERLGYDHVYTPVLGSLDLYKTSGHLDHYQDDMFPVMEMDNEDLVLRPMNCPHHMMVYKNQLYSYRNLPVRIAELGMMHRYEMSGALAGLQRVRAMTLNDAHIFARPDQLKNEFIRVVELVQKVYEDFGIKDYYFRLSYRDPEDKEKYIDNDEMWEKAQSMLRETMEEMGVKYVEAIGEAAFYGPKLDVQVKTAIGKDETLSTVQIDYQLPERFDLTYIGEDGKEHRPVVIHRGVVSTMERFVAFLLEEYKGAFPTWLAPVQAMVIPVAPQAHLDYAKRVEDKLRLEGVRVEVDERDEKIGYKIRGAQTQKIPFALVVGDNEMNDNAVNVRRYGEKQSETMSFEAFKQLITTEIVEKTL is encoded by the coding sequence ATGGCAGCGGACATTGCAATCATTTTTCCGGATGGAGCTGAAAAAGCGTTTCCGGCCGGGACAACCGGTGAAGATATCGCGGCTTCTATTTCTCCGGGATTAAAAAAACAAGCATTAGCAATTAAATTAGATGGTAAACTGTATGATTTAAAACGGGAATTACCTAAAGGTGGAGCCATTGAAATTATTACGTATAAAAGTAAAGAAGGCATCGAGGTTGAACGGCATTCGACTGCACATTTGATGGCTCAGGCGATTAAACGGTTATATAAACATGTTAACTTTGGTGTTGGACCGGTGATTGAAGAAGGTTTCTATTATGATATGGATATGGAGCATACCATTACCCCGGAAGATCTGCCAAGGATTGAAAAGGAAATGCGCAAGATTGTTGATGAGAACCTGGAAATAGAACGGATTGAAGTAACTCGTGACAAAGCAAAGGAAATGTTTCAGGATGACGAACTGAAACTTGAATTAATCGACGCTATTCCTGAGGATGAACAGGTGACAATCTACCGGCAAGGTGAATTCTATGATCTCTGCCGTGGTGTCCATGTGCCATCAACAAGCAAGATCAAGGCATTTAAATTGTTGAGTATCTCTGGTGCGTATTGGCGTGGTGACAGTAATAACAAACAGTTGCAGCGAATTTATGGTACAGCGTTTGAAAAGCAAAGCCAGGTCGACGAATACTTGCGGATTTTGGAGGAACGTAAGGAACGTGATCACCGGAAACTTGGTAAGGAACTGGGTATTTTCACCATCTCACAAAAAGTTGGCCAGGGGTTGCCGATGTGGCTGCCAAAAGGGGCAACGATTCGCCGGACAATCGAACGCTATATTGTTGACATTGAGGAACGGCTGGGCTATGACCACGTCTATACACCGGTACTAGGCAGCCTTGATTTATACAAAACCAGTGGACACTTGGATCATTACCAAGATGACATGTTTCCGGTAATGGAAATGGATAATGAGGATTTGGTGTTGCGACCAATGAACTGTCCGCACCATATGATGGTTTATAAAAATCAATTATACAGCTATCGTAATCTGCCGGTCCGGATTGCAGAACTCGGGATGATGCACCGTTATGAAATGTCCGGTGCGCTGGCGGGACTACAGCGGGTTCGGGCCATGACATTGAATGATGCACATATCTTTGCCCGACCGGATCAGTTGAAGAACGAATTTATCCGTGTCGTCGAACTTGTTCAGAAAGTATATGAAGATTTCGGAATAAAGGATTATTATTTCCGCTTATCATACCGCGATCCTGAAGATAAAGAGAAGTACATCGACAATGATGAAATGTGGGAAAAAGCTCAGTCGATGCTGAGAGAAACGATGGAAGAAATGGGTGTTAAGTATGTTGAGGCAATTGGTGAGGCTGCGTTTTATGGTCCCAAACTTGATGTACAAGTAAAAACAGCCATTGGAAAAGACGAAACATTGTCCACCGTTCAGATTGATTACCAATTGCCTGAACGTTTTGATCTGACATATATTGGTGAAGATGGCAAGGAACATCGTCCTGTTGTTATCCACCGTGGTGTTGTATCAACAATGGAACGCTTTGTTGCCTTCTTATTGGAAGAATATAAAGGCGCATTTCCAACATGGCTGGCACCAGTACAAGCCATGGTAATTCCGGTAGCACCGCAAGCCCATTTGGATTATGCCAAACGGGTAGAAGATAAACTTAGACTGGAAGGTGTACGCGTCGAAGTGGATGAGCGTGACGAAAAGATCGGCTATAAAATCCGTGGAGCGCAAACACAAAAAATACCTTTTGCATTAGTTGTCGGTGATAATGAAATGAATGACAATGCTGTTAATGTCCGTCGATATGGAGAAAAACAATCAGAAACCATGTCATTCGAAGCATTTAAACAATTAATTACAACGGAAATCGTCGAGAAAACATTGTGA
- the rplT gene encoding 50S ribosomal protein L20 codes for MPRVKGGTVTRRRRKRVLKLAKGYYGSKRTLFKTAKQQVMKSGQYAYRDRRQKKREFRKLWIARINAAARMNDLSYNKLMHGLKVAGIEVNRKMLSDLAINDEQAFTQLADKAKAALK; via the coding sequence ATGCCACGTGTAAAAGGTGGAACAGTTACGCGCAGACGTCGTAAACGCGTATTGAAATTAGCTAAAGGTTATTATGGTTCGAAACGGACTTTATTTAAAACAGCAAAACAGCAAGTAATGAAATCGGGTCAGTATGCTTATCGTGACCGCAGACAAAAGAAACGGGAATTCCGTAAACTTTGGATTGCACGGATTAATGCCGCTGCACGGATGAACGATCTTTCTTACAACAAATTAATGCACGGTTTAAAAGTAGCCGGAATTGAAGTGAATCGGAAAATGTTATCAGATCTCGCAATTAATGACGAACAAGCATTTACCCAACTGGCTGACAAAGCAAAAGCAGCTTTAAAATAG
- the rpmI gene encoding 50S ribosomal protein L35: MPKMKTHKGTQKRFKRTGSGKLKRSHAYTSHMFAHKSQKQKRKLRKSALVASGDYKRINPMLPYK, from the coding sequence ATGCCTAAAATGAAAACTCATAAAGGGACACAAAAACGTTTCAAACGAACTGGTTCCGGGAAACTGAAACGTTCACATGCATATACGAGTCATATGTTTGCACACAAATCACAAAAACAAAAACGTAAATTACGTAAATCCGCACTTGTAGCATCTGGTGACTATAAGCGTATTAATCCAATGCTTCCATATAAATAA
- the nrdR gene encoding transcriptional regulator NrdR, translating to MRCSNCQSKSTKVLDSRPIEEGHAIRRRRECERCGYRFTTFERIEEVPLIVVKKDGARQEFNRDKLVRGLIKACEKRPVPLGKIEEIALDVEKDLRDSGSSEIPSDQIGEKVMDRLSTVDEVAYVRFASVYRQFKDISVFLDELKDLINTDKQ from the coding sequence ATGCGGTGTTCAAATTGTCAGAGTAAGAGTACAAAGGTGCTTGATTCCAGGCCAATAGAGGAAGGACATGCCATAAGAAGACGCAGGGAATGTGAACGATGCGGGTACAGATTTACCACATTTGAGCGGATTGAAGAGGTTCCTCTGATTGTAGTGAAAAAGGATGGGGCAAGACAGGAATTTAATCGTGATAAACTTGTACGTGGTCTCATAAAGGCATGTGAAAAACGACCTGTTCCACTAGGGAAAATTGAGGAAATTGCACTGGATGTTGAAAAAGATCTTCGTGACAGTGGGAGTTCAGAAATCCCTAGTGATCAAATTGGTGAAAAGGTAATGGATCGCTTATCAACAGTCGATGAAGTTGCTTATGTACGATTTGCTTCCGTTTATCGCCAGTTTAAAGATATTAGTGTGTTTTTAGACGAACTCAAAGACCTGATCAATACAGATAAACAGTGA
- the ytxC gene encoding putative sporulation protein YtxC: MLEVYFSSDKEVISFCEYLFHYNKQIELRWKTNKNWGNQLQLQYQVPGNEPLETIAKAMADVFIIHRLTNMIKHIIEDYYYYSNTDEMARILDLTHWIFSGEDDDSQQVRKNKDPEQLLQSLFIANIKNTTSIHYDSIVQFRLKAFKDQLVQYVGLAIDEFKREEDHQSFVNMLREYIAKKDTTYDVIHVLQGTPFSFFKDNGKPFSAMELRTLMQKEPLYILGLDEDESNLAPLIAMAPKKIKIYGDHPSEPKTLTVINVFEEKVEFKPYKQFPFTFYLKK, from the coding sequence TTGCTGGAAGTTTATTTTAGTTCGGATAAGGAAGTAATCAGTTTTTGCGAGTATTTGTTTCATTATAACAAGCAAATTGAATTGCGTTGGAAAACTAATAAGAATTGGGGGAATCAATTACAACTGCAATATCAGGTTCCTGGCAATGAACCATTGGAAACGATTGCCAAAGCTATGGCGGATGTCTTTATTATTCATCGGTTGACGAATATGATCAAGCATATTATTGAAGATTATTATTATTATTCAAATACGGATGAAATGGCCCGGATTCTGGATTTGACGCATTGGATTTTTTCTGGTGAAGATGATGATAGCCAGCAGGTACGTAAGAATAAGGATCCAGAGCAGCTCTTGCAATCATTATTTATTGCCAATATAAAAAATACGACATCGATCCATTATGATTCTATTGTTCAGTTTCGTTTAAAAGCCTTTAAAGATCAATTGGTCCAATATGTGGGACTGGCAATCGACGAGTTTAAACGGGAAGAGGACCATCAGTCATTTGTCAACATGCTTCGTGAATATATAGCCAAAAAAGATACAACTTATGATGTAATTCATGTATTGCAGGGGACCCCTTTTTCCTTTTTTAAAGACAATGGAAAGCCGTTTTCCGCGATGGAGTTACGGACACTGATGCAAAAAGAGCCTCTCTATATTCTCGGGCTTGATGAGGATGAGTCGAATCTGGCGCCTCTGATTGCCATGGCGCCAAAAAAAATCAAAATTTATGGGGATCACCCATCGGAACCAAAAACGCTAACTGTAATTAATGTTTTCGAGGAAAAAGTGGAGTTTAAACCATATAAACAATTCCCGTTTACATTTTATCTAAAAAAGTGA
- the mutM gene encoding DNA-formamidopyrimidine glycosylase, with the protein MPELPEVETVKNTLKRLVLEKTIDHVRVFWPNIIKYPDDVEAFKHMVEGQTIHDIKRKGKFLLFQLDDVVLVSHLRMEGKYSVHPETDPVKKHTHIIFTFMDGEELRYNDVRKFGTMHVFKKGTEFAQKPLNHLGPDPFDEKFTTAYLYEKLKKTERAIKAVLLDQTVVAGLGNIYVDETLFRAGIHPLKKASKLTKKETKSVQQAAITTLEQAVAQGGTTIRSYLNGQGEMGMFQQELFVYGQEDQACKKCGKPIIKMKIGGRGTHLCVSCQKK; encoded by the coding sequence ATGCCAGAATTACCAGAGGTCGAAACAGTAAAAAACACTTTAAAACGTTTGGTATTGGAAAAGACGATTGATCATGTTCGTGTTTTTTGGCCAAACATCATTAAATATCCTGATGATGTGGAAGCATTTAAACATATGGTTGAGGGACAAACGATTCATGATATTAAACGAAAAGGAAAATTTCTTTTATTTCAGCTTGATGACGTTGTTCTTGTATCCCATTTACGAATGGAAGGTAAGTATAGCGTTCACCCGGAAACGGATCCGGTAAAAAAACATACACATATCATCTTCACTTTTATGGACGGGGAAGAATTACGATACAATGATGTTCGTAAATTTGGCACCATGCATGTTTTTAAAAAAGGAACGGAATTTGCCCAAAAACCACTGAATCATTTAGGTCCTGATCCATTTGACGAGAAGTTTACAACAGCGTACTTATATGAGAAATTGAAAAAAACGGAGCGTGCGATTAAAGCTGTCTTGCTTGATCAAACCGTTGTTGCTGGTTTAGGCAATATCTATGTTGATGAAACACTGTTCAGAGCAGGAATTCATCCACTAAAAAAGGCCAGTAAATTAACCAAAAAAGAAACGAAATCCGTCCAACAAGCAGCTATAACAACATTAGAACAGGCAGTGGCTCAAGGTGGAACAACTATCCGTTCCTATCTTAATGGCCAGGGAGAAATGGGAATGTTTCAGCAGGAGCTGTTTGTCTATGGTCAGGAAGATCAGGCTTGCAAAAAATGTGGGAAACCGATTATAAAAATGAAAATTGGCGGAAGGGGCACTCACCTGTGTGTCTCTTGCCAAAAAAAATAG
- the dnaI gene encoding primosomal protein DnaI: MEPIKSTLKKWMQDNKNFQENYTAMKQEVLHDPEISQFLALNPQLTQAEIDKNLMKLYEYKTQSKQCDKCHSFGQCINMIQGYSPILKTDQNEIHLTYEKCHNRIAYEKQKKQEKLIRSLYMPKDILHASFDNVDIDDKRRKVFRDLMLFVKQAQTAIPAKGLYLSGPFGIGKTYLLGAMANELKKLNISSMLIYMPEFVREMKGSIKDDSINDKIDYFKHADVLMLDDIGAETQSAWFRDEILGSILQYRMMERLPVFFTSNYSLEQLEGQLAFSNRGGVEQVKAGRIIERIKQVSTEVTMSGENRRDQ, from the coding sequence ATGGAACCAATCAAATCTACATTAAAAAAATGGATGCAGGATAATAAAAATTTTCAAGAAAATTATACGGCGATGAAACAGGAAGTTCTTCATGATCCGGAAATCAGTCAGTTTCTCGCTTTAAATCCACAATTGACCCAGGCTGAAATTGATAAAAACCTGATGAAATTATATGAGTATAAAACACAATCAAAGCAGTGTGACAAATGTCATTCATTTGGTCAATGCATCAATATGATTCAAGGATATTCGCCAATCCTTAAAACGGACCAAAATGAAATTCATCTGACCTATGAAAAATGCCACAACCGGATTGCATATGAGAAGCAAAAAAAACAGGAAAAACTGATCAGAAGTTTGTATATGCCAAAAGATATCTTACATGCGAGCTTTGACAACGTGGATATCGATGATAAAAGAAGGAAGGTTTTTCGTGATTTAATGTTGTTTGTGAAGCAGGCTCAAACGGCCATTCCGGCTAAGGGACTTTACTTATCGGGACCATTTGGCATCGGTAAAACTTATTTGCTTGGCGCGATGGCTAATGAATTAAAAAAACTAAACATTTCCTCTATGCTTATTTATATGCCGGAGTTTGTCAGAGAAATGAAAGGTTCCATTAAAGATGATTCTATCAATGATAAGATAGATTATTTTAAACATGCGGATGTCCTCATGCTTGATGATATTGGGGCGGAAACACAATCAGCCTGGTTCCGGGATGAAATTTTGGGATCGATCCTGCAATACCGTATGATGGAACGCTTGCCGGTCTTCTTTACGTCGAATTACAGTCTGGAACAGTTGGAAGGTCAATTGGCATTTTCAAATCGCGGTGGGGTCGAACAGGTAAAAGCGGGCAGAATCATCGAACGAATCAAGCAAGTAAGTACAGAAGTCACGATGAGCGGAGAAAATCGGCGTGACCAATGA
- a CDS encoding sigma-w pathway protein ysdB, translated as MIVFLFRVLILIALVFLIYTLLQYLRNPRRKIQIAKQQKEFFLLDDEQNSKKNLQFVYKGCLFEGEKYLGTTDQAFEVVTIQVTVPEPLDLRGLTRDDLYFLEKELLIRYPYAQIEWKHPINQLLISPTD; from the coding sequence ATGATAGTGTTTTTATTTCGTGTACTGATCTTGATTGCGCTGGTTTTTTTGATATATACACTATTGCAATATTTGCGGAATCCACGAAGGAAAATACAAATCGCCAAACAACAAAAAGAGTTTTTCCTGCTGGATGATGAACAAAACAGTAAAAAAAACTTGCAATTCGTGTATAAAGGCTGTCTGTTCGAAGGGGAGAAATATTTGGGAACCACGGATCAGGCATTTGAAGTGGTTACGATACAAGTCACCGTTCCAGAGCCCCTTGATCTACGTGGATTAACAAGAGATGACTTGTACTTTTTGGAAAAGGAACTATTAATACGCTATCCTTATGCCCAGATTGAGTGGAAACACCCAATCAATCAACTGCTTATCAGCCCCACAGACTAA
- the infC gene encoding translation initiation factor IF-3, which yields MNVNEKIRAREVRLIDSNGDQLGVKSRNEALDIAAKRNLDLVLVAPNAKPPVCRIMDFGKYRFEQQKKEKEARKKQKVINVKEVRFTPGIGDHDFNTKLKNARKFLEKGDKVKASVRFRGRAITHKELGQEVLNRLAEEVKDISTVESKAKMEGRNMFIMLAPTNEKK from the coding sequence ATGAATGTCAATGAAAAAATTCGTGCCCGGGAAGTACGTTTAATTGATTCAAATGGTGATCAGCTTGGAGTGAAATCGCGCAATGAAGCACTGGATATTGCGGCAAAACGAAACCTTGATTTGGTATTGGTTGCTCCGAATGCAAAACCACCTGTTTGCCGAATTATGGACTTCGGTAAATATCGTTTTGAACAGCAAAAGAAAGAAAAAGAGGCACGCAAAAAGCAAAAAGTTATTAATGTAAAAGAAGTTCGCTTTACACCGGGAATTGGTGATCATGATTTTAATACTAAATTAAAAAATGCTCGTAAATTCCTTGAAAAAGGGGACAAAGTTAAAGCATCGGTTCGCTTTCGTGGTCGTGCGATTACCCACAAGGAGCTGGGTCAGGAAGTATTGAACCGTTTAGCTGAAGAAGTGAAAGATATTTCTACAGTGGAGTCCAAAGCAAAAATGGAAGGACGCAATATGTTTATTATGCTTGCTCCAACGAACGAGAAAAAATAA
- a CDS encoding replication initiation and membrane attachment family protein, giving the protein MDAFGKMLPIEGYIVVQKGSLPEGYVKSLTHLYQPLIGLTAVMLYQTLLDEIELQQDQQPQTHHTLMNYMDLPMDEIYRARLKLEGIGLLKTFKQQALQNDYYTYVLLEPFAPSDFFKDDMLTQLLYHHLGEDKFAALKDHYCVPSRQPDGKDITAGFQEVFQTFQPHPDTSDPVETLLERQDHLPDFTWMKQMLGKRMIPADEVLTADNRKLISQMMKLYDLTEHEIEKAVMWALTEENRLDTDEFKQACHDLFQAVHQESVVKLTDRLAYQKQKQKTAVNANPVTKEEQLIHELESISPKQLLEDLSSGNHASGQDLKIIRDIMTTQGLPSPVMNVLIHYVLLQSNMKLSKAYMEKIASHWSRANLQTAREAMEFAKKEKAKYQKGYANNKNRRPASKEVVPDWFKQRKNKQTKNNTQTEHTETEEEKEEFEALLREFTSKNSHLQG; this is encoded by the coding sequence ATGGATGCTTTTGGCAAAATGCTGCCGATCGAAGGATATATCGTTGTACAAAAAGGGAGTTTGCCGGAGGGTTACGTAAAATCACTAACCCATTTGTATCAGCCGCTCATCGGATTAACGGCGGTGATGTTGTATCAAACGCTCCTGGATGAGATAGAGCTGCAACAAGATCAGCAGCCGCAGACCCATCATACATTAATGAATTATATGGATTTGCCGATGGACGAGATTTATCGGGCCAGGCTGAAGCTCGAGGGGATCGGCTTATTGAAAACCTTTAAACAACAAGCGCTTCAAAACGATTATTATACATATGTCCTCCTGGAACCTTTTGCGCCAAGTGACTTTTTTAAAGATGATATGTTAACACAGCTGCTATACCATCACTTGGGAGAAGATAAGTTTGCCGCATTGAAAGATCATTATTGTGTTCCTTCCCGGCAACCGGATGGTAAGGACATTACTGCCGGATTTCAGGAGGTTTTCCAAACATTTCAGCCACATCCAGACACATCGGATCCTGTTGAAACGCTATTGGAAAGGCAAGATCATTTGCCTGATTTTACTTGGATGAAACAAATGCTTGGTAAGCGAATGATTCCTGCAGATGAAGTATTAACAGCTGATAACCGAAAATTAATTTCACAAATGATGAAACTGTATGATTTGACAGAACATGAGATCGAAAAAGCTGTGATGTGGGCATTGACAGAGGAAAACAGGTTGGATACTGATGAGTTCAAACAGGCTTGCCACGATTTGTTTCAAGCTGTGCATCAGGAATCAGTTGTCAAATTAACGGATCGGCTGGCGTATCAGAAGCAGAAACAAAAAACAGCGGTGAATGCGAACCCGGTTACAAAAGAAGAGCAGCTGATTCATGAATTGGAATCCATCTCGCCAAAGCAATTGTTGGAGGATTTATCAAGTGGTAATCATGCATCAGGCCAGGATTTGAAAATCATTCGGGATATTATGACAACCCAGGGTCTGCCGTCACCGGTAATGAATGTACTGATCCACTATGTATTGCTACAATCAAATATGAAATTATCAAAGGCTTATATGGAGAAAATTGCCAGTCATTGGTCCCGTGCCAATTTACAAACGGCAAGAGAAGCAATGGAATTTGCCAAAAAGGAAAAAGCTAAATATCAAAAAGGATATGCAAACAACAAAAATCGACGGCCTGCTTCCAAAGAGGTTGTACCTGATTGGTTTAAACAGCGCAAGAATAAACAAACGAAAAACAATACGCAAACGGAACATACGGAAACCGAGGAAGAGAAAGAAGAGTTTGAAGCATTATTACGCGAATTCACAAGTAAAAATAGTCACTTGCAAGGATGA